The following nucleotide sequence is from Vampirovibrionales bacterium.
GATTCGTTCGATGACGAAGGAAAGATGAAGAAATGGCTTGTGGATACTGCGCAAGACTACGGGTGGACAAAAGAAACCCCGGTTTACATCTCCGTCAAAGCCGCATGTTCCGAACGCGCTATCGTCATCGCCAAGAATAGGGCAGTAAAGCAACAGACGGAATCTCAAAATTCCGATGAATTCGAGGCCGCTCTCGGCCCGGTGCAGGACGTGGAGTAGATGCCATGAAAAACATCGAAATCAAGAATATCGGCCCCATTGCATCGGTCACGATCCAGGTCCCGGAAGCGGGCGGCGTGGTGGTGCTCACCGGGCGCAATGGCAGCGGCAAGAGTCACGCCCTGGAGGCCGTCAGCGCCGCGACCACGGGCAAGGGGAAGCCACCGCTTAAAGATATGGCGAAGAGCGGCATGGTCAGCGTCCCCGGCGTCACGATGACCGTAGGCCGGTCGGTGCGGCGCCAAGGGGAGCTCCAGGTCGAGACACTGGAAGGCCGTCTATCCATCGCCGACCTCGTTGACCCCGGATTTGTGGACCCCGAGCGCGCCGACGCCAAGCGCATCAAGGCGCTGGTGGGCTTGTCGAAAGCCGACATCAGCAAGGGCGACCTGCACGGGTTTCCAGAGAATCTGACCAAAGATCTGAGTCTGGATGATCCGGTTTCGGCCATGGCTGAGTTGCGGAAGCGGCTGAACATCGGCGCGAATGAGTACGAGAAGTTCAGCGCGAAGGACGAAGCAGCGGCGACAGCCATCATCGAATCGCTGGCCGGCGACCTGAATACGCCCATCGATCCGGCGGCGACGCAAGAGCGAGTCACGGCGGCGATTCGGGCGCTGGACGCCCTACAAAAACAGGCTGAACTAGCGGAAGCGGCCAAGGTTCGGATTGCAGCGGCGCGGGAGCGGATTGGACACCTCTCCGGGTTGCCGTCTCTTGATCTTGATAAGGCGCTGCAAGAAGCCACGCGGATCGGACAGGAAACCGCACAAAAGAAAGCGCTTGCCGTGGAACTGAAAGCCAAGTACGAAGCGGCGGTCGCTGACTATAAAGAGAGCGTTTTTCATCGCGATGCGGCAATGGATCGTTTTGAAGACGCGCAAGCGCAAGCCAAACTCCGCGACGAACTGGAACGGCAAATCCAGGAAGCGCATGTCGAGCCGCCATCCGTCGCTGCACTCGCAGACGCCTCCGCTGAACTGGAAGCCGCCAAGGCATCGCAAGTTCAGGCCGCTCAACAACAGGTCATGATGCAACAGCGGGAGCGCGCGGATGCTTTGATCTTGACCGCCCAAGAGTATGCCGACGAGGCCAAGGAACTGCGGGAGAAGGCCAAGCAGACCGACGAGGTGCTCTCGGAGATCGTCTCCGAGATTCCGGCTTGTCCGCTGCGAGTCATCGACGGGCGGCTGGTGACAGATACGAAGCGTGGTGCCACCTTC
It contains:
- a CDS encoding AAA family ATPase, with product MKNIEIKNIGPIASVTIQVPEAGGVVVLTGRNGSGKSHALEAVSAATTGKGKPPLKDMAKSGMVSVPGVTMTVGRSVRRQGELQVETLEGRLSIADLVDPGFVDPERADAKRIKALVGLSKADISKGDLHGFPENLTKDLSLDDPVSAMAELRKRLNIGANEYEKFSAKDEAAATAIIESLAGDLNTPIDPAATQERVTAAIRALDALQKQAELAEAAKVRIAAARERIGHLSGLPSLDLDKALQEATRIGQETAQKKALAVELKAKYEAAVADYKESVFHRDAAMDRFEDAQAQAKLRDELERQIQEAHVEPPSVAALADASAELEAAKASQVQAAQQQVMMQQRERADALILTAQEYADEAKELREKAKQTDEVLSEIVSEIPACPLRVIDGRLVTDTKRGATFYSDLSAGERWRIALDIAIQAVGTGGLLVIPQEAWEGLDPQNRDAIAKQAKAARVVILTAECSDSELSAEMA